Part of the Paenibacillus sp. FSL R7-0273 genome is shown below.
TCAAGGTGCTGCTGGGCATCCCGCTTGAGAGCGTGACGAAGGATTTCCAGCTGATCTTCGCTCTGGAGTCCATCGTCCAGGCGATCAAGACCTTTTGCAATATTACTTCTATCCCGCGTGAGCTGGACACGGTGGTGCTGCAGATCGCGGAGGACTTCTACCGGGCCAAGTATGCGACAGAGTTCGAGCAGACCGCGCCGACCGTCACCAGTATTAAGCGCGGAGATGTGACAACAACGTTCGGCGGGAGCAAAGCAGTAGTTACCGTCGGCTCTGGTGCAGCTTTTGTACGAAACTATGAGGCGCAGCTGATCGCATTCCGTAGGATGAGGTGGTAATATGCCGAGCTTCGGTAATATCCCTGCAGAGCGGGCCGCGCTGGAAAGTACCTATGAGGGACTGGCGACCGTCATGGAGCAGCGGGATGTCAAAGACCCGGTAACCGGTAAGACGCGGCAGCAGCCGGTTGTTGTGCTGGCTGACGAGCCCTGTGCGCTGTCTCAATCGTCTCTGCTCGCGGCGACACAGACCGTAGCAGCCAATCAGATTAGTTATGACGCTAAGCTATTTATTTCTCCGGATGTGCTTATACAACCCGGTAGCCGGATTACGGTGACGCAGAACGGGATGGTCTTCCAAGGCGAGCAGGCAGGGCAGCCGTTCCGCTACGCTACCCATCAGGAGATTAAGCTGCGGGAAGTGAAGAACGCATGAGTGGGCTGGGCAGCTTTGACTTTTCCGATTTTAAGAAGCTGCAGAAGAATCTCCAGCGGATGCGGATGGACTTCCCCACCTTTGTCGAGGATTGCATCCGGGAGCTGGCTGGCCGGCTGCTGGCCAAGACAATCGCCCGGACACCCGTCTTAACAGGAGAACTGCGGAAAGGCTGGCAGATTGGCGAAGTGGTCCGGCTGCCGGACGGTGGGGTGCATGTAGAAATCACGAATAACGTGGAGTATGCGCTATATGTGGAATTCGGTCATGTTACCCGCCTCCGCACCGGCTGGGTGAACGGTAAGTTCATGCTGACGCTATCTGTGCAGGAGCTCGAGCGGGAGCTGCCGGCGATCATGGAGCGGAAGCTGAAAAAATACATGGAAGGACACATGGGGCGATGAGCATGCAGGATATTAAGAACGCACTCATTAAGAAGCTGTCGTTAATTTTACCGGAGCTACCGGTCTATGACGAAGCGGTCGAGCAGGGCATGCAGCAGCCGTGCTTTTTTGTGCTGCTCATGGAAGGTAACCAAGCCCGCGGAATTAACCGGCGACGCCAGCGGTTTAACTCCTTCGATGTCCATTACTTCCCGGATCGAGATGCAGCACCACGGGAAGCCTGTGAGTTGATGGCTGAGCGGCTATATGCGGAAATCGAGTATCTAACTGGCAGTGAGGGGGGATACCGCGGCACCGGCATGCGGCATGAAATCGTGGATGGGATTCTGCATTTCTTCGTCCAGTACAATTACCATCTGTTCCGGGAGCGGGATCCGGAAGTGAAAATGCAGACAATGACACAAGGAGGCGGTTTGAAGTGAAAGAACAAAATCAAAAAGGTGCAACCAGCACTGAAAGTATGCCCGCTGCCACGGCCTCTGAGGCTGCATATACGAAGCGGCAATTTTTAGAGTCAGCCAAGTACTCCTACCAAGATAAGGACGTGCTGGCGGCGCTGCTGGAACAGGAGAAACTATACACCGTGGCCGAGGCGCAGCAAGTGATTGATGATTTTAAGAATAAGGAGGCTGAATAGGTTATGGCTGGAGGCACATGGACTTTACAGAATAAAGTCAGACCTGGTGTATACATCAATGTTGAATCGTCAGGCGGTACGCTTGGTGCTGCGGGCAGCCGGGGAGTAGCCGGTATTGCGTTGTCACTGCCCTGGGGCGCAGCAAAGGTCATCACGCCGATTGTTGCTGGCGAGGATACGTTGACCCGCCTGGGCTATGACCTTACCGCACCTGAGCTGCTGCTGGTACGAGAGACGCTGAAGCGAGCCCGGACAGTGCTGCTGTACAAACTCAATGAGGGTACCAAAGCAGCGGTAACCGCCGGCGTATTGACGGCGACAGCCAAGTATGGCGGCCTGCGCGGCAATGCCCTGAGGGTGGTTGTGCAGACGAACCTGGATGACAATACAAAGTTTGATGTCAAGACGCTCCTGGACGGATCCGTTGTTGATACGCAGGTGGTCTCCAATATTGCCGGTCTGGTCGCTAATGACTGGATCGTGTGGAGCGGTACCGGAGCCTTGACGGCTTCAGCTGGTGCGCCTCTGGTTGGCGGGGCTAACGGTGCCGTGACTAATGCGGATCACACTGCGTTTTTGGCTGCGCTCGAGCTATACGACTTCCAGACGGTGGCCCTGCCGTCCACGGACAACGCCCTGAAGGCCGTCTACGCGGCATTTATCCGCCGCCTACGGGATGCAGAGGGCAAGAAGGTACAGGCTGTGCTGGAGAATTACCCGACGGCGGACAACGAAGGCGTGCTTAGTGTCCGCAATGGTGTGGTACTCTCGGATGGCACGACACTGACAGCAGCGCAGGCAACGGCTTGGGTGGCTGGAGCAACTGCCGGTGCTGAGATGAATGAGTCACTGACTTATGCAGCCTATGACGATGCTGTGGATGTGGCTCCGCGTTACACGAATAGCCAGATCGAGGCGGCACTGAGTGCGGGAGAGTTTATCTTTACACCATCAGGTGGACGTGCAGTGGTGGAGCAGGACATTAATACTTTCCTGAGCTACACGCCGGCCAAGAATAAATCCTTCCATAAAAATCGGGTGATCCGGGTGTTGGACGGTATTGCGAATGACCTGAAGCGGATATTTGAGGCTTCCTACATCGGTAAGGTCAGCAATAACGTGGATGGCCGGGCGCTGTTCCGGAAGGAAATTGTCGTTTACCTGGATGCTTTGCAGGGCATCGACGCCATACAGAATTTTGATGCTCAGACGGACATCACTGTTCTGCCGGGCACTGATTCTGATGCCATCTATGTTGAAGCTAATATTCAACCGGTGGATTCCATCGAAAAAGTTTATATGAAAGTGCAGGTGAAATAGGATGGCATTTTTAAAAGCTGGAGATACCATCAGCGGCCAAGAGGGCCGGGCTTACGCTACGATTAATGGCCAATTTGAGGAAATGTTTTATGTGAAGGCAATTGAGGCTACCGCGGAAAAGAATAAAGCGGAAGTGCGCACACTGGGCCGGCGCGGTGTGCAGCATAAAGCAACGGGATGGACAGGTACCGGGACGATGACTATTTTTTATGTGACGACACGCTTCCGGCAGCTCATGCTGGATTACATCAAAACAGGCCGGGATACGTTCTTTGATATCACGGTAACCAATGAGGATCCAACATCGACAATCGGAACACAGACCGTTACACTGCTGGGCGTCAACCTTGACAGTGTGGTCATGGTGTCTTTGGATACCGATTCTGAGAACCTTGAGGAGGATGTGGAGTTTACCTTTGAGGATGTCGATATTGGTCAAGCTTTCACTACTCCGACGCTCGGTTAAAATAAAATTTAGGAGGAACATTGAAAATGAGCGAATTCTCAGCATTTTTTGCACAGGCTGCAGCGGTAGCTGCAACAGAGGAGTTTGTCGTATCCAAGCGGTTCAAGGATAAGGATGGCAAGCCAATTCCGTGGAAGCTCGTAAGCATTACAGAGGAAGAGAACCAGGAGTTGCGGAAAGCAGCCACTAAAAAGGTAAAGGGCCGTAACGGCGTGTACACACCTGAATTTGATACAAATGATTACCTGGCCAAGATGGTAGGAGCCTCCGTAGTGTACCCGAATCTAAAGGATGTAGAGCTGCAGAAGTCCTATGGCGTAAGAGGTGCAGAGGCCCTTCTGCGGAAGATGCTGCTGCCGGGCGAGTTCACGGCACTGATGGAGCGTGTGCAGGCGCTGAATGGTTACGATCAGGATCTGAATGAATTGGTGGACGAAGTAAAAAACTAATCGAGGAGGGCGATCCGGAGGCGAACCTGGCTTACTACGCCCTCCACGAGCTGCATATTTTGCCGCATGAGCTGATGGAGATGACTCCCCGGGAGCGGGCGGGTATCTATGCTATGATATCCGTTCGGATCGATAAGGAAAAGAAGGATGCGGCCAAAGCTCGTAAAAAGTAATAGACCCCTCAAGCTACCATTTGGTATATTGTTTGTAAATATTACCTTTGGAGGGTGACATGAAAAAGTTTTGGAGCGGGTTGTTAATCATCTGTCTGCTGCTGGTTTTCTCGGGATGTTCGTCTAACGAAGCGGATAATCTCACGATGGATAAATTTATTGAGGCCTTTAACAACTCTGGAGAAGATGTTAATCATGATGTTGACTCAGGGGTAGAAAAAGGAATTAATAGAGAGAAAAAGCCCAAATATGAAATGATTGATGCAAAAGATGGGATAATATTTAACATAGGTACTAACACTGTTAAATTATACGAATATGAAACAAATGCAAAGGCTAAAAAGGCTATTGAAAAATATAATTCAATTATGCAAGACTGGCCGGTTAAAGGCAAAATTGTTCTAGAAACCAATAACGCAAAAGCCAAAGAAATATTTAATAGCGTAGAGTAATTAAACAGCATCCCATACTGGGGTGCTTTTTTCATGCACTCAGAAAGGAGGAGGCTATGCCATCCATTGAAGCCAGCATCAAACTGTATGAGGATTTTACGCAGCGCTTGGCGGCAGTAGATAATGCAATGAATAGAACCATTGCAATTATGGAGCGGCTTCGTGCGCAGATGCAAATGGCCGTTCGCCTGCAGATCGAAGTGGGAAATGCCGTGGCGGAGCTTCAGCGAGTCAAGGAGCTGCTGGCAGCACTAGGTCCAGGCAATGCCATACAATTGTCCGTGAACTCGGAACAGGTCTTGCAGCAGCTCCGCACGGTGCGGCAGCAAATAGGAGCTGAATATGGCGCATCAGTGCTGGAGGTACGGCTGGCCACATCTGACTTCGCCGCTCAGCTGGCTACGATTCAATCTTCTTTGCCTGCCCTGCAGTTATCTATCAGACTTGATACGGCAGAAGCAATTCGATCAGTTGCTAATACGCGTGATGAGATTCAGCGCGGCATAGGTGTGATTGTAGCTGTGATGAGAGTCGATATTCCGGACCTGCCAGCTCAACTGGCAGCAATTCGGGCAGCAGTGCCGCCTATCTCCATTACAGCGGCGTTAAACGCTGGAGAGGCTCTGCGGGCTGCTTCCTTATTGGGAGTGCAGCTACAAACCCGGATAGGGACCATAACTGCAGAAGTAAGAATAGAGCTGCCTGAGTCTGCAGCGGTTAGGTCACAGCTGCATTCCCTCATTCATGGTCTTGGTAGTAACCGAGCTGCTGCTATCCGTGTCAGCGTAACCTTGGACACTGCACGTGCGCTGCATCAGGCCACACTGCTGCGTTCTCAGATTGAGGCGCGGATAGGCACCATTACTGCAAGGCTTAACTTGACGCTACCGGCTACACTGGATTCCTTACTACGCACCTTGATTACTACGGTTGATCGATTACGTCTGCTTGTAAACCGGATGCTGGGTAGCCGAGGCGGTGGAAGTGGAGGTGGCGCTGGTAGCGGAGGGCGGAATGGGAGCGGGGGTCTTGGCGGCGGTATTGGCCTCGGTGGGCTTGTTGGTGGTTACCTTTCTATGTCCGGCATTAAGGCATTGGGAGAGGCGACGATAGGCGGGGCGATGGAGCAGCAGAAGATGATTGATATGTTTATTGCCCGAACGGGTGATGCGGAGATTGGTACTGCGATGTTTGAGAAGTTTAAGGACGATGCTCTGAAAGCCGGGCAGGACGTCAATAAGTCTCTGCAAAGCACACTGTCATTTTTCTCTGCCACTCAAAATACGGATCAGCTCACTGCTCTGAATCGTCAGGTTAAGCAATTGAATGCTTTTGACAGTGCGGGGAATGGGATCGAGGGCGCAGCTTTCGCGCTTAAGGAAGCGATGAGCGGGGATATTGTCTCTCTGGCTGAGCGCTTTAACATGTCAAAAACAGATATCAGAGCTTTCAAAATTGATGAACTGGGTAAGACAGGCGACATCGACGGCTTTATCAAGGCATTCGACAAGCTGCTGGAGAAACAAAAGATGGGTCAAGCGGCCTTTGAACAAATGATGGAAAGTCCAGCCAAGCAGATGGAGACATTAGGGAATAACGCCCGGTCTATGTTAGCGGAAGCAGGCGCAGCAGCTGTCCAGTCCTTAATGCCTCTCATTACAGAGCTTAATGCCGCATTCCAAGCAGGGAAATTTGATCCGTTCTTCGCCTCCTTAAGCGCAGGACTGGATTGGGTTGTCCGAGGAGGAATGATCCTACTGGACACCGTTACAGCTGTATACAACTTTTTTAACGATAATTGGAAAAATATCGAACCTATCGTTTATGGGCTGGTGGCTGCCTTTGCCGTTTGGGAAGCTGGAACACTGGCGGTTGCGGCGGCACAAGGTATCGCGGCAATCGCAACAGGCACAGGTACCGCCGCTATTTTCCTGCAGACGCTTGCTACGAGCGGGCTATCGGCAGCCTGGGCAACCTTAAATACAGTAATGAAAGCCAACATTTTTATATTTATAGCTTCTGCGATTCTTGCTCTGATCGTTTATCTGTATCAGCTGTGGCAGACCAATGATCAGTTCGCTGCGGCCATGTTGCGCGCCTGGAATGTCATTTTGGGTTTCTTTGATAAAATTCCTCTATTTTTCATGCGGGTTGGCTACGGTATTGCAGACGCATTCGGTTATGCAAAGGTGGCTTCTCTTAAGATTCTGGAGGATTTGGCCAATGGAGCAATAGACAGAATTAATGGTCTAATAAAAAAGCTTAAGGATATTCCCGGTGTGACCTTAGACACAATCGGTTATGTCGAATTCGCAGCCAGCGAAGCTGTCAGAGAAGAAGCTGCCCGGCAGTCCAGGGATGCAAAACTTGCAGCAAAGGAATCGGCTCTTTCAGCCAAAGCAGGGGAACGGGAAGCAGATGTGCAGAAGTTCCTCAAAGACCGTGAGGACAAGCGAGCTGCTGCGGAGAAGAAGTCAAAGGATGAGGAGGCTGCCGCCAAAGCAGGAGCCGGCAGCGCCTATAATTTCGATGACTGGAACAAGCGAGCGGACGCTGCCCGGACACCTTATGCGGCTGATGATACGCTGAAGAAGGTTGATAAAGTAGGGAAGATTGAAAAGCCGATCGACATCAGCAAGGAAGACATGAGAATCATGCGGGATGTGGCCGAGATGAAAAACATCCAGAATTTTGTCACGCTGACCCCCACCGTTCAAGTGAAGACGGGGCCGGTAAACAGTGAGGCCCATGTCGATTCCATTGTCAAAAAAATTGGAATAGTGCTTGCTGAAGAAGTCGCCAGCTCGGCCAAGGGGGTGTACTCCTAATGTCAGATGGCTATAGCATTGAACTGAGCTTTAATAATCGGGCCATATGGTTTGAGCTGCCCGTTCTTCCGGAAGAGATTGAAATTTCCGGTGAAGGGGACGGGGAGACATATTCCATCACAGACTTGGGCCAGATCAATGTGATTAAAGCACCGGGGCTCAAGACGATTCACTTCGAGAGTTTCTTTCCGGCCATCCCGCCAGGCGGCACCGTTCCCAAATATGTCTCATCCGCTAACTGGGGGGAGCCGGCTGATTATATACAGCTCATTGAGGATTGGATGAGCAAGAGGAAGCCGATTCGGTTTATCTTTACCAGCCTGGGCCTCAAGATCAATCTGGCCGTGAGTATTGAGATATTCAATTATAAAGAGGTAGCCGGCGCTCCCGGTGATTTTGAATATGAGCTGGAGCTGAAGGAATATGTGTTTTACGCTGCCAAGAAGGTGACGCTGAAGACAACCCCGACAGCAGCCGGCACGACCAAGACAACGACGCAGAAGGAGCCAGCTAAACGTCCAGATGAACGGGCCAAGCCGAAGACGGTAACCGTGAAATCAGGCGATACACTAATGAAGATTGCCAAGCGCGAACTGGGCGACGGCAGCCGGTGGAAAGAGATCCAAAAACTGAACGGCCTCACGGATGCGCAGCTGAAGACGCTCAAAATCGGCACGGTCCTGAAGCTCCCGGGGTGATCGAATGGAACTGCTGATTGACAATAAGGACGGCAACATATGGGATGTCTCGGAGATTGTATCCGATCTTACCTGGAGTACGTACCGGATCGGCAAGCCGGCTTCCTTAGAATTTACAATCATAGACCGCGGGATCTACCAGGACAAGGGGTTTAAGATAAACGACGGGGATGTGGTCCGGTATACCGATGAGGGGCAAAAAATCTTCTACGGCTACATTTTTAAAATAAATGATGGTAAGACAGAAGAAATTGAGATTCTGGCCTATGATCAGATCCGTTATCTCATAAATTCAGGATCATATGTCTTTACGAAGCAGACGGCGACCCAGGTAATCCAGAAAATCGCTAAGGATATGCAGCTCCAAACAGGAACCTTGGAGAACAGTGGGTATATCATCCCTGCTCAGATCCGG
Proteins encoded:
- a CDS encoding phage tail terminator family protein, translating into MQDIKNALIKKLSLILPELPVYDEAVEQGMQQPCFFVLLMEGNQARGINRRRQRFNSFDVHYFPDRDAAPREACELMAERLYAEIEYLTGSEGGYRGTGMRHEIVDGILHFFVQYNYHLFRERDPEVKMQTMTQGGGLK
- a CDS encoding LysM peptidoglycan-binding domain-containing protein, which produces MSDGYSIELSFNNRAIWFELPVLPEEIEISGEGDGETYSITDLGQINVIKAPGLKTIHFESFFPAIPPGGTVPKYVSSANWGEPADYIQLIEDWMSKRKPIRFIFTSLGLKINLAVSIEIFNYKEVAGAPGDFEYELELKEYVFYAAKKVTLKTTPTAAGTTKTTTQKEPAKRPDERAKPKTVTVKSGDTLMKIAKRELGDGSRWKEIQKLNGLTDAQLKTLKIGTVLKLPG
- a CDS encoding phage tail tube protein, with the translated sequence MAFLKAGDTISGQEGRAYATINGQFEEMFYVKAIEATAEKNKAEVRTLGRRGVQHKATGWTGTGTMTIFYVTTRFRQLMLDYIKTGRDTFFDITVTNEDPTSTIGTQTVTLLGVNLDSVVMVSLDTDSENLEEDVEFTFEDVDIGQAFTTPTLG
- a CDS encoding phage tail assembly chaperone, which gives rise to MSEFSAFFAQAAAVAATEEFVVSKRFKDKDGKPIPWKLVSITEEENQELRKAATKKVKGRNGVYTPEFDTNDYLAKMVGASVVYPNLKDVELQKSYGVRGAEALLRKMLLPGEFTALMERVQALNGYDQDLNELVDEVKN
- a CDS encoding phage tail sheath family protein: MAGGTWTLQNKVRPGVYINVESSGGTLGAAGSRGVAGIALSLPWGAAKVITPIVAGEDTLTRLGYDLTAPELLLVRETLKRARTVLLYKLNEGTKAAVTAGVLTATAKYGGLRGNALRVVVQTNLDDNTKFDVKTLLDGSVVDTQVVSNIAGLVANDWIVWSGTGALTASAGAPLVGGANGAVTNADHTAFLAALELYDFQTVALPSTDNALKAVYAAFIRRLRDAEGKKVQAVLENYPTADNEGVLSVRNGVVLSDGTTLTAAQATAWVAGATAGAEMNESLTYAAYDDAVDVAPRYTNSQIEAALSAGEFIFTPSGGRAVVEQDINTFLSYTPAKNKSFHKNRVIRVLDGIANDLKRIFEASYIGKVSNNVDGRALFRKEIVVYLDALQGIDAIQNFDAQTDITVLPGTDSDAIYVEANIQPVDSIEKVYMKVQVK
- a CDS encoding DUF4200 domain-containing protein — translated: MPSIEASIKLYEDFTQRLAAVDNAMNRTIAIMERLRAQMQMAVRLQIEVGNAVAELQRVKELLAALGPGNAIQLSVNSEQVLQQLRTVRQQIGAEYGASVLEVRLATSDFAAQLATIQSSLPALQLSIRLDTAEAIRSVANTRDEIQRGIGVIVAVMRVDIPDLPAQLAAIRAAVPPISITAALNAGEALRAASLLGVQLQTRIGTITAEVRIELPESAAVRSQLHSLIHGLGSNRAAAIRVSVTLDTARALHQATLLRSQIEARIGTITARLNLTLPATLDSLLRTLITTVDRLRLLVNRMLGSRGGGSGGGAGSGGRNGSGGLGGGIGLGGLVGGYLSMSGIKALGEATIGGAMEQQKMIDMFIARTGDAEIGTAMFEKFKDDALKAGQDVNKSLQSTLSFFSATQNTDQLTALNRQVKQLNAFDSAGNGIEGAAFALKEAMSGDIVSLAERFNMSKTDIRAFKIDELGKTGDIDGFIKAFDKLLEKQKMGQAAFEQMMESPAKQMETLGNNARSMLAEAGAAAVQSLMPLITELNAAFQAGKFDPFFASLSAGLDWVVRGGMILLDTVTAVYNFFNDNWKNIEPIVYGLVAAFAVWEAGTLAVAAAQGIAAIATGTGTAAIFLQTLATSGLSAAWATLNTVMKANIFIFIASAILALIVYLYQLWQTNDQFAAAMLRAWNVILGFFDKIPLFFMRVGYGIADAFGYAKVASLKILEDLANGAIDRINGLIKKLKDIPGVTLDTIGYVEFAASEAVREEAARQSRDAKLAAKESALSAKAGEREADVQKFLKDREDKRAAAEKKSKDEEAAAKAGAGSAYNFDDWNKRADAARTPYAADDTLKKVDKVGKIEKPIDISKEDMRIMRDVAEMKNIQNFVTLTPTVQVKTGPVNSEAHVDSIVKKIGIVLAEEVASSAKGVYS
- a CDS encoding HK97 gp10 family phage protein gives rise to the protein MSGLGSFDFSDFKKLQKNLQRMRMDFPTFVEDCIRELAGRLLAKTIARTPVLTGELRKGWQIGEVVRLPDGGVHVEITNNVEYALYVEFGHVTRLRTGWVNGKFMLTLSVQELERELPAIMERKLKKYMEGHMGR